The nucleotide window GCTTATCGCGCTTCTAAAAGCAGCGAAAATACCCGCCAAGCCAATGCTGATATCATCCTACGGCGCGAAAATCTTCAATATTCCGACAGCTTACCAATTCAATAAGGTGGTCGTGTCGGCGGTGCTTAACGGAAAGACCTACTACCTCGACCCGTCGTCACAATATGCGCCGCTAAACTTTTTGGGACCCGCTGCGGGCGGTTATGCGTTACTGGTAGACCTTGGAACGAAGAAACTTACCAAGCTTCCAGCGGACATCCCTGAAAGCAACATGGCTGTTTACTCTTTCGACATAGGTGTTGACCTCGACGGCAGAGCCGAAGGGAGCGTTGGAGTTACTGCCAGCGGCATACCAGGTGAAAAACTGAGAAAATTTTTCAGGTACAAGAAAAAGTCGCAGATAAAACAGACACTGCAGGAGGCAGCATCAAAGGTTATTCCCGGTGCAAAATTCGATGGCGATACCATTTTCGAGAACATAAACACAAATGAGGGTATGGCATCGGTTCAATTCACCATATACGCGGAGCAGTACATGATAAGACAGGGTAATATGGCTATAATATGGTTTCCTGAACTGCCTTTCGAGTTAGTTGATATTCCCAACATATCTCTCGAGGAAAGGAAACTCCCGCTTTTCGTCGATTATTCGCGAAAAATAATGCTCCAGAATGTGATAAAATTCCCTGCTGATTATGAGGTCGTTTACGCGCCGCCCATGCAGAACATAAAAACGCCTTTCGGAACATATGTAGTTTCCGGACAATACGGTGATTATTCTGCTGTTTACAACATTGCGTTCACCCTTAATAAGAAAGTAATAAAGCCCGAAGAATACATAAAATTCAAGGAACTGGTAAAAAACCTACACAAAAAGGCAAACAGAATTATACTTTTAAAGTTGGAGGAATAAATATTGGAGGCGTTGAAGATGAAAAAGCGATTAATCTATCTTTTAATATTGCTCACGATATTCGGGGCAATAGCCGTAGTTTTTGCCTTCCAGGGAGCTGCCAATAACATTTACAAACAAATAACGCTCCTTGGCAAGGTGGCAAAGGTTATCTACACGGACTATGTCGACCCCATCGACTACAGGAAACTCATAAAAGGTGCGATAGACGGCATGACCTCGACACTTGACCCGCATACGGTATTTTTCACACCAACACAATACAAGGAACTTCAAGTCGATACACGCGGCAAATTCGGTGGATTGGGGATACAAATAGGCATAAGAAATGGCTGGCTTACGATAATAGCTCCTATAGAAGGCACACCAGCTTACCGTGCAGGACTTCAGGCGGGCGATAGAATAATAAAAATAGAAGGCAAATCCACATGGGGAATAACAGTTGAGCAAGCGGTGAAAAAGCTTCGCGGTGAACCCGGAACTAAAGTAACAATAACGATTCAACGCGAAGGAGAACCAGAACCATTCGATGTAACTATAACGAGAGATATAATCGAGATAAAGCCTGTGCCGTTTTATGGGATGACAGAGGAGGGAGTCGGATATATAAGGCTTTCAAGCTTCTCCGCCGAAGCCGGACATGCAGTTAAAAATGCCCTCGAGGACCTTATAAGCCAGGGAGCTAAAGGAATAATACTCGATCTGCGATACAACCCGGGAGGACTTTTAAGCCAGGCTGTTGCGGTAGCCAATCAGTTCCTTCCCAAAGATGCGCTCGTGGTTTATACAAAGGGACGCTCATTCTTCCAGAACCGTCAGTATTACACGGACCACGATGGGGTCTATAAGGAAGGTAAACTTATTGTTCTCGTCGACCGTGGTAGCGCATCCGCATCGGAGATAGTGGCAGGTGCTATACAGGACCACGATAGAGGGCTTATAATGGGCACGAACACATTCGGCAAAGGACTCGTTCAAAGCATAAGACCACTCGACGGTGGAACAGCACTAAAAATAACTACTGCAAAATACT belongs to bacterium and includes:
- a CDS encoding S41 family peptidase — encoded protein: MKKRLIYLLILLTIFGAIAVVFAFQGAANNIYKQITLLGKVAKVIYTDYVDPIDYRKLIKGAIDGMTSTLDPHTVFFTPTQYKELQVDTRGKFGGLGIQIGIRNGWLTIIAPIEGTPAYRAGLQAGDRIIKIEGKSTWGITVEQAVKKLRGEPGTKVTITIQREGEPEPFDVTITRDIIEIKPVPFYGMTEEGVGYIRLSSFSAEAGHAVKNALEDLISQGAKGIILDLRYNPGGLLSQAVAVANQFLPKDALVVYTKGRSFFQNRQYYTDHDGVYKEGKLIVLVDRGSASASEIVAGAIQDHDRGLIMGTNTFGKGLVQSIRPLDGGTALKITTAKYYIPSGRCIQKEDYLLRRNCAIIPDTALYNPDTLDPWSWIYERQPPDTSDTSKAKKEREKPIFYTAKGRVVYGGGGITPDIKFEPPLLTRLEAELERKGLFFDFAVHYVATHKNAIKSPDFEVTDEMIEEFKKFLKEKNFTYKTRSQLVLEQLDSIAVQDSLSEETMKQLEALKVRLEAEKEHEFARSLNYIKRAIKRELVSKLFGLKERYKQITLKSDPAIRKAVEIILNDKEYNKYLEVTEKKK